In Pedobacter sp. W3I1, one DNA window encodes the following:
- a CDS encoding insulinase family protein has product MKKLFIIAAVSLLAQGISAQTIDRSHKPKPGPAPIITVGDPVIYKLANGITVLVVENHKLPKVSASYSIDAGPITEGAKAGVVGLMGNMLNEGTTTKTKAQFDEAVDQLGADVSAGSYGGSASALTRYFPQAFALMAESIRKPAFPAESFEKLKSQTITGLKSNEKSAKAISARVVNALAYGKNHPYGEFETEASITGITLDDVKAAYKKYITPSRGYLTFVGDIKPEAAKALAEKAFGDWKGTALTLPVLTKVTNPAKTEVDIINVSNAVQSEITVVNLIDLPMSSPDYFPILLANQILGGGSESRLFDNLREKHGFTYGAYSSTGSGRFQSKFSANAAVRNEKVDSAVVEFLKEINTIRTIKVTADELQNAKNLFNGSFALGLENPARTAGFASNILINNLPKDFYRTYLQKINAVTTDDILRVTKKYYNHDNTRVVIVGKTDAFAVGLFKAGFKPRVFDNYANPVQENEVTLSPPPPVPAQIISNYIKAIGGAEAIKKLTSLQQNGEMEMQGQKLTVTIKNMAPNLSSMEISMGGQTAMKQVYNGKTGYAMQMGQKAELTGDDLAEKKDDKGYGGQLYYATDGTKIESAGTAKVGTADAFKLNITSPSGKKKTEYYDTKSGLLLKDESTTTKGGVEINQSTEYSNYKKVGDVLFPFTLTQSVVTPQGSQEFSVVIKDIKVNPPLKAEDFN; this is encoded by the coding sequence ATGAAGAAATTATTCATTATAGCTGCAGTTTCCTTATTGGCTCAAGGTATTTCAGCACAAACAATAGATCGAAGCCATAAACCAAAACCAGGCCCTGCACCGATTATTACTGTTGGCGATCCTGTTATTTATAAATTAGCAAATGGCATAACTGTTTTGGTGGTAGAAAACCATAAACTACCTAAAGTATCAGCAAGTTACAGTATCGATGCAGGTCCTATTACCGAAGGTGCAAAAGCAGGCGTTGTTGGGTTGATGGGCAATATGCTGAACGAAGGAACCACAACGAAGACAAAGGCACAATTTGACGAGGCCGTAGATCAGTTAGGTGCCGATGTAAGTGCTGGTTCATATGGTGGTAGTGCTTCTGCTTTAACCCGTTATTTTCCTCAGGCATTTGCTTTAATGGCCGAGAGTATCCGTAAACCTGCTTTCCCGGCAGAATCTTTCGAAAAACTAAAATCGCAAACCATCACCGGATTAAAATCCAACGAGAAAAGTGCAAAAGCCATTTCAGCGCGTGTAGTAAATGCATTGGCTTATGGCAAAAACCATCCTTATGGAGAGTTTGAAACGGAGGCTTCTATAACAGGCATCACTTTAGACGATGTAAAAGCAGCTTATAAGAAATACATTACCCCATCAAGAGGTTACTTAACTTTTGTAGGCGATATTAAACCGGAAGCGGCAAAAGCTTTGGCAGAGAAAGCCTTTGGCGATTGGAAAGGAACTGCATTAACTTTACCAGTACTTACTAAAGTTACTAATCCTGCCAAAACAGAAGTAGACATTATCAATGTAAGTAATGCAGTTCAATCTGAAATTACGGTTGTTAACTTAATCGACTTACCGATGAGCAGCCCTGATTATTTCCCGATTTTATTGGCGAACCAAATCTTAGGTGGAGGCTCTGAATCTAGATTATTTGACAACCTTCGAGAGAAACATGGCTTTACTTATGGTGCATACTCAAGCACAGGTTCTGGTCGTTTCCAATCTAAATTTTCGGCTAATGCTGCTGTTAGAAACGAGAAAGTTGATAGTGCAGTGGTCGAGTTCTTAAAAGAAATTAACACTATCCGCACGATAAAGGTTACTGCTGATGAATTACAGAATGCGAAAAATCTTTTTAACGGATCGTTTGCACTGGGCTTAGAAAATCCGGCACGTACTGCAGGCTTCGCTAGTAATATCTTAATTAATAATTTACCAAAGGATTTTTACCGCACTTATTTACAAAAGATTAATGCCGTAACTACCGATGATATTTTAAGGGTAACCAAAAAGTATTATAATCATGATAATACACGAGTAGTTATTGTGGGTAAAACTGATGCATTTGCTGTTGGTTTATTCAAAGCAGGTTTTAAACCACGGGTTTTCGACAACTATGCAAATCCGGTTCAAGAAAATGAAGTAACACTCTCTCCCCCTCCTCCCGTACCAGCACAAATTATCAGCAACTACATCAAAGCAATCGGTGGTGCAGAAGCAATTAAAAAACTTACTTCTTTACAGCAAAATGGAGAGATGGAAATGCAAGGTCAAAAATTAACGGTTACCATTAAAAACATGGCACCTAACTTAAGCAGCATGGAAATTTCTATGGGGGGCCAAACTGCAATGAAACAGGTTTACAATGGTAAAACAGGTTATGCGATGCAGATGGGGCAAAAAGCTGAATTAACTGGCGATGACCTGGCTGAAAAGAAAGATGATAAAGGTTATGGCGGTCAACTGTACTATGCAACTGATGGGACTAAAATTGAATCAGCAGGAACGGCAAAAGTTGGTACTGCTGATGCATTTAAATTAAATATCACTTCTCCTTCAGGCAAAAAGAAAACTGAATATTACGACACCAAATCAGGCTTACTTTTAAAAGACGAAAGCACCACTACCAAAGGTGGAGTTGAAATTAATCAATCTACGGAATATTCAAACTACAAAAAAGTTGGCGATGTATTATTTCCGTTTACTTTAACTCAATCGGTGGTAACCCCACAAGGTTCTCAGGAATTTTCAGTTGTAATTAAAGACATTAAAGTCAATCCGCCATTAAAAGCCGAAGATTTTAACTAG
- a CDS encoding pitrilysin family protein gives MKKRILFALAISGLCLSASAQKVQFTEFDLDNGLHVILHEDKTAPVVAVSVMYHVGSKDEETQRTGFAHFFEHLLFEGSDNIKKGEFMKLVSSNGGQNNANTSQDRTFYYEVFPSNQLELGLWLESERMLHPVINESGVKTQNEVVKEEKRLRIDNSPYGKFTEKIFSHLFDGHPYRWQPIGSMEHLDAAKLSEFIAFFKKYYVPNNAVLTIAGDLDVDKTKALVKSYFAEVPKGAPIVRQEFKLPEITKEIIDTAYDANIQIPAIFAAYRVPGMKSRESKVLGMVSSILSEGGSSRLSTKMVDQKKTALQVAAFNYSLEDYGAYITLALPNKNTPLNDLLKDIDEEVLRLQTDLISESDYKKLQNKFENNYVSANSKMLGVAENLADGYTFHDKDTNDINKELEVIRSITREEIRDVAKKYLNKNQRVVLYYLPKK, from the coding sequence ATGAAAAAAAGAATTCTCTTTGCTTTGGCTATTTCTGGTCTGTGCTTAAGTGCTTCTGCCCAAAAAGTACAGTTTACGGAATTCGACCTGGACAATGGTCTCCACGTCATTCTACACGAAGACAAAACCGCTCCCGTTGTTGCCGTTTCGGTAATGTACCATGTTGGCTCTAAAGACGAAGAAACCCAGCGTACAGGCTTTGCTCACTTTTTTGAACACTTATTATTCGAAGGTTCGGATAATATCAAAAAAGGTGAATTTATGAAATTAGTGAGTAGTAATGGCGGACAGAACAATGCCAATACTTCTCAAGACCGTACTTTTTACTATGAAGTTTTTCCATCAAACCAATTGGAACTGGGTTTATGGCTGGAAAGCGAAAGAATGTTACACCCGGTAATTAATGAAAGCGGTGTAAAAACACAGAATGAAGTGGTAAAGGAAGAAAAACGTTTACGCATAGACAACTCACCATATGGAAAATTTACAGAGAAAATTTTCTCTCATTTGTTTGATGGTCACCCTTACCGCTGGCAACCTATCGGCTCCATGGAGCATTTAGATGCTGCAAAATTGAGTGAGTTTATCGCTTTCTTTAAAAAGTATTACGTACCCAACAATGCAGTTCTAACCATTGCCGGCGATTTAGATGTAGACAAAACAAAAGCTTTGGTAAAATCTTACTTCGCTGAAGTGCCTAAAGGTGCACCAATTGTTCGTCAGGAATTCAAATTACCCGAAATTACCAAAGAAATCATTGATACAGCCTACGATGCCAATATTCAGATCCCAGCTATTTTTGCCGCTTACCGTGTACCAGGCATGAAGAGCAGAGAGAGCAAGGTATTAGGTATGGTTAGCTCTATTTTATCAGAAGGAGGAAGTTCGAGATTAAGCACTAAAATGGTTGATCAAAAGAAAACAGCTCTACAGGTTGCTGCTTTTAACTATTCGCTTGAAGATTACGGTGCATATATTACACTTGCACTACCCAATAAGAATACTCCGCTTAACGATTTATTAAAAGATATTGATGAAGAAGTTTTACGCCTTCAAACAGATTTAATTAGTGAAAGCGATTATAAAAAGCTACAGAACAAGTTTGAAAACAATTATGTAAGTGCAAATAGCAAAATGCTTGGTGTTGCCGAAAACTTAGCTGATGGTTATACTTTCCATGATAAGGATACAAACGACATTAACAAGGAATTAGAAGTAATCAGATCCATTACCCGCGAGGAGATCAGAGATGTTGCTAAAAAATACCTGAACAAAAACCAAAGAGTTGTATTGTATTACTTACCTAAGAAATAA
- the pgi gene encoding glucose-6-phosphate isomerase, with protein sequence MLPKVNFTETEAYKYLADHFIDINQKSIKDLFADDADRFNKFSVFFEDILLDYSKNRISDETFALLIQLARECKLDEAIKSMYNGDKINETEDRSVLHIALRNLSNAPILVDGKDVMPEVNAVLAKMEKFSNSIISGEWKGYTGKAITDVVNIGIGGSDLGPVMVTEALKHYKNHLNIHFVSNIDGTHIAETLADLNAETTLFLVASKTFTTQETMTNAHSARTWFLEKGGKESDIAKHFAALSTNAKDVSAFGIDTENMFEFWDWVGGRYSLWSAIGLSISLSIGFDNFKQLLAGAHAADNHFKTAEFESNLPVILGLLGVWYINFYNAETQVILPYDQYMHRFAAYFQQGDMESNGKHVDRNGNEVDYETGPIIWGEPGTNGQHAFYQLIHQGTRIIPADFIAPAQSLNPLGDHHPILLSNFFAQTEALMNGKTEEEVTAELRKDGKSDSEIEKIAPFKVFEGNRPTNSILLKKVTPYTLGSLVAIYEHKIFVQGIIWNIFSFDQWGVELGKQLAKKILPELAGSEKVSSHDSSTNGLINQYKAWR encoded by the coding sequence ATGTTACCTAAAGTAAATTTCACAGAAACTGAGGCCTATAAGTATTTAGCCGATCATTTCATAGATATCAATCAAAAAAGCATTAAAGATCTTTTTGCTGATGATGCAGATCGTTTCAATAAGTTTTCTGTTTTTTTTGAGGATATTCTGCTAGATTATAGCAAGAACCGTATCAGCGATGAAACATTTGCACTATTGATTCAATTGGCTCGTGAGTGTAAATTGGATGAAGCTATAAAATCGATGTACAATGGCGATAAGATAAATGAAACGGAAGACCGTTCGGTGCTTCATATTGCCTTACGTAATTTAAGCAATGCCCCAATTTTAGTTGATGGTAAAGATGTGATGCCTGAAGTAAATGCCGTACTGGCTAAAATGGAGAAATTTAGCAACAGCATCATCAGCGGCGAATGGAAAGGTTATACCGGCAAAGCCATAACTGATGTGGTAAATATTGGTATCGGTGGGTCAGACCTCGGTCCTGTAATGGTTACCGAAGCTTTAAAGCATTATAAAAACCACTTAAATATTCACTTTGTTTCGAATATTGATGGCACACACATCGCCGAAACATTAGCAGATTTGAATGCTGAGACAACATTATTCTTAGTTGCATCGAAAACTTTTACTACACAAGAAACCATGACGAATGCACACTCTGCCCGTACATGGTTTTTAGAAAAAGGTGGTAAAGAAAGTGATATTGCCAAACACTTTGCAGCATTATCTACCAATGCTAAAGACGTTTCTGCTTTTGGTATCGATACCGAAAACATGTTTGAGTTTTGGGATTGGGTTGGCGGTCGTTACTCCTTATGGAGCGCTATCGGCTTATCCATTTCATTAAGTATAGGCTTCGATAATTTTAAACAATTGTTAGCTGGCGCCCATGCAGCTGATAACCACTTTAAAACTGCCGAGTTTGAAAGTAACCTGCCTGTAATTTTAGGTTTGTTAGGCGTTTGGTATATCAATTTCTACAATGCAGAAACACAGGTTATTTTACCTTACGACCAATATATGCACCGTTTTGCTGCTTATTTCCAACAGGGAGATATGGAAAGTAATGGTAAACATGTTGATAGAAACGGCAATGAGGTTGATTATGAAACCGGACCGATTATCTGGGGTGAGCCTGGAACAAACGGCCAGCATGCCTTTTATCAGTTAATCCACCAGGGCACCAGAATTATTCCTGCTGATTTTATTGCGCCTGCACAGAGTTTAAATCCATTAGGTGATCACCATCCTATCCTATTGTCGAACTTTTTTGCGCAAACAGAAGCTTTGATGAACGGTAAAACCGAAGAAGAAGTAACAGCTGAGTTAAGGAAGGATGGTAAATCAGATTCAGAAATCGAAAAAATTGCTCCTTTTAAAGTATTTGAAGGCAATCGCCCAACAAACTCAATATTATTGAAAAAAGTAACACCATATACTTTAGGCAGCTTAGTAGCCATTTACGAACATAAAATATTTGTTCAGGGCATTATCTGGAACATCTTTAGTTTCGATCAGTGGGGAGTAGAACTTGGTAAACAATTAGCCAAAAAGATTCTTCCGGAGCTGGCAGGCAGCGAAAAAGTTTCAAGCCATGATAGTTCTACCAATGGCTTAATTAACCAATACAAGGCCTGGAGGTAA